The proteins below are encoded in one region of Rhodothermus profundi:
- the feoB gene encoding ferrous iron transport protein B — MSGSCHEPAVAVKTPQTTVIAHRVALAGNPNVGKTTLFNLLTGLRQKVANYPGVTVERKSGRLVGHESIEVVDLPGTYSLNPRSIDERVAYDVLVGRMPGEPAPDVVVCVVDATNLERNLYLVSQIMDLGLPVVVALNMMDALAENGLELDVDGLARRLGIPVVPIVARKGEGIDRLKEILLRGVPPPPTERRWTLMPAVATVVEELARQLGEEVPALPARQRFFEALNALTSDTLLEAWKHRAPRFYEAVRAARQELEARNVPYRQAEMIGRYGWLSPLVASVLHRHPEAQERTLSDRIDAVLTHRVAGPLIFLGILLLIFQAIFSWAVPFMDAIETAVAWTGEQVRTVLPDGFLEDLIVDGAITGVGNVLVFLPQILLLFFFLGLMEDTGYMARTAFIMDRLMRRLGLSGASVVPLLSGYACAVPAIMAARTLDNERDRIITIMVTPLMSCSARLPVYTLFIAAFIPNLPVLGPLNAQGLAMFSLYLLGTTMAFAAAWVLKTFVFKGESAYFVMELPPYRAPQFKQILYRMIDRAKAFVTRAGKIIFGLSIVIWFLASFPRAEQDPELAAQRAALEVWYSQARDSLEALGASDAAFAELEATYNARLAPLMDAEAARQISQSFIGRLGHALEPLMRPLGFDWKITAGIISSFPAREVIVGTMATIYGVAHAGEDEVILRQALQADPAFSPLVAVSLMVFYVFALQCMSTLAIARRELGSWKWPAVMWTYMFALAYLFSLVVYQGGRWLGLD; from the coding sequence ATGAGCGGAAGCTGCCACGAACCGGCGGTTGCGGTTAAGACGCCTCAAACGACGGTCATTGCGCACCGCGTCGCGCTGGCCGGCAACCCGAACGTAGGCAAAACCACGCTCTTCAATCTGCTGACGGGCCTGCGCCAGAAAGTAGCCAACTATCCGGGCGTGACGGTTGAGCGCAAAAGCGGCCGGCTGGTAGGGCATGAAAGCATTGAGGTCGTTGACCTGCCCGGCACCTACAGCCTCAACCCGCGCTCCATCGATGAACGGGTAGCGTACGATGTACTTGTCGGGCGCATGCCCGGAGAGCCGGCCCCCGACGTCGTGGTGTGCGTGGTCGATGCGACGAACCTAGAGCGCAACCTCTATCTGGTCTCCCAGATCATGGATCTGGGACTACCGGTCGTGGTAGCGCTCAACATGATGGATGCGCTGGCCGAGAACGGACTGGAACTGGACGTAGATGGGCTGGCGCGCCGGCTGGGCATTCCGGTCGTACCTATTGTCGCTCGCAAAGGAGAGGGTATCGACCGCCTGAAAGAAATTCTCTTGCGTGGCGTTCCGCCTCCTCCAACCGAACGGCGCTGGACGCTTATGCCCGCCGTGGCCACGGTTGTTGAGGAGCTGGCCCGGCAATTAGGCGAAGAAGTCCCTGCCTTACCTGCCCGTCAGCGCTTCTTTGAAGCCCTCAACGCTTTGACCAGCGATACGCTGCTGGAAGCCTGGAAGCATCGCGCTCCGCGCTTCTACGAAGCGGTGCGAGCGGCTCGCCAGGAATTAGAAGCCCGCAACGTACCCTATCGCCAGGCCGAAATGATCGGTCGCTATGGCTGGCTGAGCCCGCTTGTCGCCTCGGTGCTGCATCGTCATCCTGAAGCGCAGGAACGTACGCTTTCGGACCGGATCGATGCCGTTCTCACCCATCGCGTGGCCGGTCCCCTGATCTTTCTGGGCATTTTGCTGCTTATCTTTCAGGCCATTTTTTCCTGGGCTGTGCCGTTCATGGATGCCATCGAAACGGCCGTTGCCTGGACCGGCGAGCAGGTGCGCACCGTTCTGCCCGATGGCTTTCTGGAAGACCTGATCGTAGATGGCGCCATTACGGGCGTAGGCAATGTGCTGGTCTTCCTACCCCAGATTCTGCTTCTGTTTTTCTTTCTGGGGCTGATGGAAGACACAGGATACATGGCGCGCACGGCCTTTATCATGGATCGCTTGATGCGCAGATTAGGCCTGAGTGGCGCCTCGGTCGTCCCTTTGCTCAGCGGATACGCCTGTGCCGTACCGGCAATCATGGCCGCCCGCACGCTCGACAATGAGCGCGATCGGATCATTACCATTATGGTCACGCCACTCATGAGCTGTTCAGCTCGCCTGCCCGTCTACACGCTTTTTATCGCGGCCTTTATTCCCAACCTCCCCGTACTTGGCCCGCTCAATGCGCAGGGGCTGGCGATGTTCAGCCTGTACCTGCTGGGCACTACCATGGCCTTCGCAGCCGCCTGGGTGCTGAAGACTTTCGTCTTTAAGGGCGAAAGTGCATACTTCGTCATGGAACTTCCCCCTTACCGGGCGCCCCAGTTCAAGCAGATCCTCTATCGCATGATCGACCGTGCCAAGGCGTTTGTTACGCGGGCCGGCAAGATCATTTTTGGGCTGAGCATTGTCATCTGGTTTCTGGCCAGCTTTCCACGGGCCGAACAGGATCCGGAGCTGGCTGCGCAACGGGCCGCCCTGGAAGTCTGGTATAGTCAGGCCCGAGATAGTCTGGAAGCCCTGGGCGCATCGGACGCAGCTTTCGCCGAGCTGGAAGCGACCTACAACGCCCGCCTGGCTCCCCTCATGGATGCCGAGGCAGCCCGCCAGATCAGCCAGAGCTTCATCGGCCGCCTGGGCCATGCACTGGAACCGCTCATGCGTCCGCTGGGCTTCGACTGGAAAATCACGGCCGGCATTATCTCTTCCTTTCCTGCCCGTGAGGTGATCGTAGGGACCATGGCTACGATTTACGGCGTGGCGCACGCGGGCGAAGATGAAGTGATCCTGCGCCAGGCGCTCCAGGCAGACCCCGCTTTCTCGCCTCTGGTGGCCGTCAGCCTGATGGTCTTTTACGTGTTCGCCTTGCAATGCATGAGCACGCTGGCCATCGCGCGCCGCGAGCTGGGGAGCTGGAAATGGCCAGCCGTCATGTGGACCTACATGTTTGCGCTGGCCTACCTGTTTTCGCTGGTGGTCTACCAGGGCGGTCGCTGGCTGGGACTGGATTGA